The following coding sequences are from one Granulicella sp. L56 window:
- a CDS encoding c-type cytochrome, which translates to MLRTNLSRALIAASLLFSSVSLLAQAPPAGETHHEMPKPTNLKVLPKNISGEDLMATMHGFTGGLGVHCNFCHEEDSTTHHLNFASDAKPEKTSARLMMRMTQNINGKYLAKLSDHGDMQKVGCGTCHRGNSTPKEFVAPPEKHGPPPAPAK; encoded by the coding sequence ATGCTTCGCACGAATCTCTCCCGCGCACTGATCGCTGCATCGCTCCTCTTCTCGTCTGTCAGCCTTCTGGCGCAGGCTCCTCCGGCTGGCGAGACGCATCACGAGATGCCGAAGCCCACCAACCTGAAGGTGCTGCCGAAGAATATCTCCGGCGAGGACCTGATGGCGACCATGCATGGGTTTACCGGTGGTCTCGGCGTACACTGCAATTTCTGCCACGAAGAGGACAGCACGACCCACCACCTTAACTTCGCCTCTGACGCCAAGCCCGAGAAGACCTCGGCACGCCTCATGATGCGCATGACCCAGAACATCAATGGCAAATATCTGGCCAAGCTTTCTGACCACGGCGACATGCAGAAGGTCGGCTGCGGCACCTGCCATCGCGGCAACTCCACTCCCAAGGAGTTCGTCGCTCCGCCCGAGAAGCACGGCCCTCCACCCGCACCCGCAAAATAA
- a CDS encoding cytochrome C oxidase subunit IV family protein yields the protein MTDEHYHDPSNITNPEHAEHHIVTPVTYTIVFVILLIFTGLTVLAAYIDMGILNPVVALAIASIKAVIVILFFMHVKYQSKLIKMTVAAGFFTFAALITMTLSDYISRAWGLW from the coding sequence ATGACCGACGAGCACTATCACGATCCATCGAACATCACCAACCCGGAGCATGCCGAGCATCACATCGTTACGCCTGTGACGTATACGATCGTGTTTGTCATCCTGTTGATCTTCACTGGTCTCACCGTTCTGGCGGCCTATATCGACATGGGCATCCTCAATCCGGTCGTGGCGTTGGCCATCGCCAGCATCAAGGCGGTCATCGTCATCCTGTTCTTCATGCACGTTAAATACCAGTCGAAGCTCATCAAGATGACGGTTGCTGCGGGTTTCTTCACCTTCGCTGCGTTGATCACCATGACGCTCAGCGACTACATCAGCCGGGCCTGGGGCCTCTGGTAA
- a CDS encoding cytochrome c oxidase subunit 3 family protein has translation MDNVIVATHPHTHETAQPEEHAHVALPQHRHHFETQEQQREAGTFGMWLFLLTEIMFFGGLFFSYLLYRNWYYDAFVVASNQLSVPLGGVNTAILITSGFFMALGVWAAEVKKKGLLVLTLILTMLFGIAFIGVKADEYHEKWEKHHIPGDHFDVSEFVNPHAYGLKEEPLPPDQAAHTQIFFSLYFAMTGLHALHMIIGLGILVWLTIRAHRGDFTAGYVAPIENFALYWHFVDIVWLFLFPLLYLINRHPV, from the coding sequence TTGGATAATGTGATCGTAGCGACCCATCCCCACACGCACGAGACGGCCCAGCCGGAGGAGCACGCGCACGTCGCGCTCCCCCAGCACCGCCATCACTTCGAGACACAGGAGCAGCAGCGCGAGGCCGGCACCTTCGGCATGTGGCTCTTCCTGCTGACCGAAATCATGTTTTTCGGCGGCCTGTTCTTCTCGTACCTGCTCTATCGCAACTGGTACTACGACGCGTTCGTCGTCGCTTCGAACCAGCTCAGCGTCCCGCTCGGCGGAGTCAACACGGCGATCCTCATTACCTCGGGATTCTTCATGGCGCTAGGCGTCTGGGCAGCCGAGGTCAAAAAGAAGGGCCTGCTCGTTCTCACTCTCATTCTCACCATGCTCTTCGGGATCGCCTTTATCGGAGTCAAGGCTGACGAGTACCACGAGAAGTGGGAGAAGCACCACATCCCCGGCGATCACTTCGATGTCTCCGAGTTCGTCAATCCTCACGCTTATGGACTCAAAGAAGAGCCGCTTCCGCCGGACCAGGCTGCGCATACGCAGATCTTCTTCTCGCTCTACTTCGCCATGACCGGACTGCACGCGCTGCACATGATCATCGGTCTCGGCATCCTCGTCTGGCTCACGATACGAGCGCATCGAGGTGACTTTACAGCAGGGTATGTCGCGCCTATAGAAAACTTCGCTTTATATTGGCACTTCGTCGATATTGTGTGGCTGTTTCTATTCCCGCTGCTCTATCTCATTAATCGACATCCCGTCTAA
- a CDS encoding choice-of-anchor D domain-containing protein, with product MSAKLPNGTVDVPALRTRNFLGGRTLSQRVAAGQAMAAARRQQAAMITAQQESSQISGLNAIWQPIGPNQVASIAYGNVTGRVTAIAIDPDDSSGNTVYLGTTGGGVWKSTNAAGLAANVIFTPLTDTLPVFSANAGSSVIPSLSIGAISVQQGVVLAGTGDPNDATDSFYGSGLLRSNDGGSTWTLIQDSQDQTAGRHSFIGLGFAGFAWSTTSPGTVVAAISQAAEGTLVNATDTTNSVMGLYYSTDAGATWQMSVLMDGSQIVQRPLPNNPEQGGNAATSVVWNSIRQRFYAAVRYHGYYESTDGVTWTRLAQQPGSGLTTAACPTNPDSTGNPSCPIFRGALAVQPNSGDTFALTVDSNNLDQGLWQDVCGLSGTNCTSNDLTFAKRLPSTPLETVNASTVIPQADYNLALAAVPSGSDTVLYAGTIDLYRCSLTAGCNLRNTTNAIDGCAAPAMVAPAQHAIATLANSTLLYLGNDGGLWRSTDGVNQQATPCSADDATHFQNLNGGLGSLAEVTSFAEHPTDPNTLLVGLGANGTAGTSSAFMPWPQLATGEGGTVAIDQTDPQLWYISTGAGVSIHECSSGSACTVAEFAGTPTIGSAQTASDSSLIDAPWLLDPALPANILVGTCRVWRGPAASGASWSSANAVSPLLAGPQNASCGSTNPVLRSLAAAGPTDSAAAAQNAGSPVLYAGMAGRLDGGGTFGGHLFSTATAETDSSASVWNDLTLSPVTNDTTPFNPGGFDISSLAADSHDPTGKTLYATVMGFAGNGVNAAHLYRTVDAGAHWANISNNLPNAPANSVLVDPNDANTVYVALDTGVYVTTEIATCVNPINNCWSIYGTSLPNAPVFQLAAAPGLPTGDGRVGELRVATYGRGLWQIPLLTALNPAQPAITLDPISLTYNDQAVATASAPQTITVTNSGNAPLTVSSVTITGDFNETDNCAATTIAVGLTCTVQVRFLPSTPGSRTGLLTVYGNVSGGQATATLSGTGTPPATVVLNPISLIFGSTSINSTSAAQNITISNNGGTITTVQTPTVSGGGFSISNNTCTSALMPDTGCTVAITFTPTGSGVSSGTFTITDGVGTQVASLTGTGTTAATDALSTSTLAFAAQELTTASTPQQITLTNAGDVALTLISAQTTSTDFTVTNACGNSLNAHSTCAMDVAFQPQSLGHLAAQITIADQYRTQTVAVTGTGIAPPGVSLSPLFNLDFAATGVGQTSSPQTVTLTNNGGLPLNLDSTVLTGDFSIVPGSDTCGVTLAPDNACTLQIAFTPAVGGTRTGTLTITDSAPNSPQVLRLSGTGVDFALNPDGNTTVTVKSGDNAVFPLLFTSSTSLPVSFTCSGAPLNAVCNVNPSSVTGAATTTVSVTVLTGTTTASLLPSHSGAHSMVWLAALLPLGLLTLRRRRFFSLLVLCCLLLPLGCGAGRQLPSSGSTGTPPGQTPVTPAGTYPIVVSASSAGLSRTITLTLIVQ from the coding sequence TTGTCGGCAAAACTTCCCAATGGCACTGTGGACGTACCCGCGCTGCGTACCCGAAACTTTCTCGGCGGACGCACGCTCTCGCAGCGTGTTGCAGCCGGGCAAGCGATGGCTGCCGCTCGTAGGCAGCAGGCTGCGATGATCACGGCACAGCAAGAGTCGTCGCAGATCTCCGGCCTGAATGCGATATGGCAACCTATCGGGCCTAACCAGGTTGCAAGCATCGCCTACGGCAACGTCACCGGACGTGTCACCGCCATCGCCATCGATCCAGACGATTCTTCGGGCAACACGGTTTACCTGGGCACTACCGGCGGAGGCGTCTGGAAGTCGACCAATGCCGCAGGCCTTGCCGCCAACGTTATCTTCACGCCACTCACCGACACGCTTCCTGTTTTTAGCGCCAACGCCGGAAGCTCGGTCATCCCCTCGCTCAGCATCGGTGCCATCAGCGTCCAGCAGGGTGTTGTGCTCGCCGGGACCGGTGACCCGAATGATGCTACGGACTCGTTTTATGGCAGCGGACTGCTTCGCTCCAACGACGGCGGCTCTACGTGGACGCTCATTCAGGATTCGCAGGACCAGACGGCCGGGCGGCACTCTTTTATTGGCCTTGGCTTCGCGGGCTTTGCCTGGAGCACTACCTCTCCCGGCACCGTGGTCGCGGCCATATCGCAGGCCGCGGAAGGCACGCTCGTCAACGCGACGGACACGACCAACAGTGTCATGGGGCTCTACTACTCCACCGACGCAGGGGCCACCTGGCAGATGTCTGTCCTGATGGATGGCAGCCAGATCGTGCAGCGCCCGCTGCCCAACAATCCCGAGCAGGGCGGTAACGCTGCAACGTCGGTGGTGTGGAATTCCATTCGGCAGCGCTTCTACGCCGCCGTCCGCTACCACGGCTACTACGAGTCTACCGACGGAGTGACCTGGACGCGGCTGGCACAGCAGCCCGGCAGCGGCCTGACGACTGCGGCCTGCCCGACCAACCCCGACAGCACCGGCAACCCATCCTGTCCCATCTTTCGCGGCGCGCTTGCCGTACAGCCCAACAGCGGCGATACCTTCGCGTTGACCGTCGATAGCAACAATCTCGACCAGGGATTGTGGCAGGATGTCTGCGGTCTTTCCGGGACAAACTGCACCAGCAACGACCTCACCTTCGCCAAGCGGCTCCCCTCCACGCCGCTCGAAACCGTCAACGCCAGCACGGTCATTCCACAGGCCGACTACAACCTTGCTCTGGCTGCGGTGCCGTCAGGTTCGGATACGGTTCTTTACGCCGGGACCATCGATCTCTATCGCTGCTCGCTCACCGCAGGCTGCAATCTGCGCAATACGACCAACGCCATCGACGGATGCGCCGCACCTGCCATGGTCGCTCCCGCGCAACATGCGATCGCGACGCTTGCCAATTCGACGCTGCTCTATCTCGGCAACGATGGAGGCTTGTGGCGCTCGACCGACGGCGTCAACCAGCAGGCAACTCCCTGCTCGGCTGACGATGCAACTCACTTCCAGAACCTCAACGGTGGTCTTGGATCGCTGGCCGAGGTCACCAGCTTTGCCGAGCATCCTACCGATCCGAACACGCTGCTCGTCGGCCTTGGCGCGAACGGGACTGCTGGTACATCTTCTGCCTTTATGCCGTGGCCGCAACTGGCTACCGGCGAAGGTGGCACCGTCGCCATCGACCAGACTGATCCGCAGCTCTGGTATATCTCCACCGGCGCGGGCGTCAGTATTCATGAGTGCTCCAGCGGGTCCGCCTGCACTGTCGCCGAGTTTGCCGGAACGCCCACCATCGGATCGGCGCAGACCGCCTCCGACTCCTCGCTGATCGACGCGCCGTGGCTGCTCGATCCCGCGCTCCCCGCTAACATCCTCGTCGGCACCTGTCGTGTATGGCGAGGTCCGGCGGCAAGCGGAGCATCGTGGTCTTCGGCTAACGCTGTCAGCCCATTGCTCGCTGGGCCGCAGAATGCATCCTGCGGCAGCACGAATCCGGTGCTGCGTTCTCTTGCAGCCGCAGGCCCGACCGATAGCGCGGCTGCGGCGCAAAACGCAGGCTCGCCTGTCCTCTACGCTGGCATGGCGGGAAGGCTCGATGGAGGCGGCACGTTTGGCGGCCATCTTTTTTCTACCGCTACGGCTGAGACCGACAGCAGCGCCAGCGTATGGAACGATCTCACTCTCTCGCCGGTCACCAACGACACGACACCGTTCAACCCTGGCGGCTTCGACATCTCCTCGCTCGCCGCCGATTCCCACGACCCCACAGGAAAGACACTCTACGCCACGGTAATGGGATTCGCGGGCAACGGTGTTAACGCTGCGCACCTCTATCGCACTGTGGATGCCGGAGCCCACTGGGCCAACATCAGCAACAATCTTCCCAACGCGCCTGCCAACAGTGTGCTCGTCGATCCCAATGACGCCAACACCGTCTACGTCGCGCTCGACACCGGCGTGTACGTCACCACCGAGATCGCCACCTGCGTCAACCCCATCAACAACTGCTGGAGCATCTACGGAACGAGCCTGCCCAACGCTCCCGTCTTTCAGTTGGCTGCAGCTCCCGGCCTGCCTACAGGAGACGGTCGCGTCGGCGAGCTGCGGGTCGCCACCTATGGCCGCGGCCTCTGGCAGATTCCCTTGCTCACTGCGCTTAATCCCGCGCAACCAGCCATCACTCTCGACCCCATTAGCCTTACTTACAACGATCAGGCAGTAGCTACTGCGAGCGCTCCGCAGACAATCACAGTTACAAATTCGGGCAACGCTCCGCTCACGGTCAGCAGCGTTACTATCACTGGTGATTTCAACGAGACCGACAACTGCGCCGCTACGACCATCGCCGTCGGCCTAACCTGCACTGTGCAGGTTCGATTTCTCCCGTCCACACCCGGAAGCCGCACCGGCTTGCTCACCGTCTACGGCAACGTCTCCGGCGGACAGGCCACGGCGACGCTCAGCGGCACTGGAACACCTCCGGCAACTGTCGTTCTTAACCCCATCTCATTGATCTTCGGTTCCACCAGCATCAACTCGACCAGCGCCGCGCAGAACATCACCATCTCCAACAATGGCGGCACCATCACGACGGTTCAAACTCCTACTGTCAGCGGCGGCGGCTTCAGCATCTCCAATAACACCTGCACCTCCGCGCTCATGCCCGACACTGGATGTACTGTCGCCATCACCTTTACGCCCACCGGCTCGGGCGTCAGCTCCGGAACCTTCACCATCACGGACGGCGTAGGCACTCAGGTCGCATCGCTGACGGGCACGGGGACCACGGCTGCTACCGATGCGCTCTCGACCTCGACGCTCGCCTTTGCGGCCCAGGAGCTTACCACCGCCAGCACACCGCAGCAGATCACGCTGACTAACGCAGGCGACGTTGCGCTCACCCTGATCTCCGCCCAAACCACCAGCACCGACTTCACGGTTACCAACGCCTGCGGCAACTCTCTCAATGCGCACTCGACTTGTGCGATGGATGTCGCCTTCCAGCCGCAGAGTCTTGGCCACCTCGCGGCGCAGATCACCATCGCCGACCAATACCGCACCCAGACCGTCGCTGTTACCGGAACCGGCATTGCTCCGCCGGGCGTCTCGCTCTCGCCGCTCTTCAACCTCGACTTCGCTGCGACCGGCGTCGGCCAGACCTCTTCTCCGCAGACCGTTACGCTTACCAACAACGGCGGCCTGCCGCTGAACCTCGACAGCACCGTCCTCACAGGAGACTTCAGCATCGTGCCGGGCAGCGATACCTGCGGTGTTACGCTCGCACCGGACAATGCCTGCACGCTGCAAATCGCCTTCACCCCTGCCGTCGGCGGCACGCGCACCGGTACCCTCACCATCACCGACAGTGCGCCCAACTCGCCGCAGGTGCTGCGCCTGAGCGGCACCGGTGTCGACTTTGCACTCAACCCGGACGGCAACACCACGGTTACTGTGAAAAGTGGCGACAATGCCGTCTTCCCGCTGCTGTTCACCTCTTCGACTTCGCTTCCTGTGAGCTTTACCTGTAGCGGCGCGCCGCTTAACGCGGTCTGCAACGTTAATCCATCGAGCGTTACAGGGGCCGCAACCACTACCGTATCGGTCACTGTCCTTACCGGCACCACCACTGCATCGCTCTTGCCGTCGCACTCTGGAGCGCATTCGATGGTGTGGCTGGCTGCGCTTCTGCCTCTCGGCCTTCTCACTCTTCGCCGAAGACGTTTTTTTAGTCTGCTTGTGCTCTGCTGTCTGTTGCTGCCTCTCGGCTGTGGGGCCGGACGCCAGTTGCCTTCGTCGGGCTCAACCGGCACTCCTCCTGGGCAGACCCCGGTTACACCGGCAGGAACCTATCCCATCGTCGTCAGCGCCAGCAGCGCCGGTCTTAGCCGCACCATCACGCTCACCCTGATTGTCCAATAG
- a CDS encoding cbb3-type cytochrome c oxidase subunit I — MSATSSTIVNLPDQKTATLPKRNYLNNEDGLLSWLLTGDHKRIAIMYLISITFFFFIGGAFAGLIRLELLTPQPDLVASDTYNKFFSMHGIIMVFLFLVPSVPATLGNFLMPIMIGAKDLAFPKVNLLSWYLYWIGGLFTLAALVLGGVDTGWTFTTPLSTHYLNTHVITAAVGIFIIGFSSIFTGLNFIVTIHRMRAPGMTWFRLPLFVWSNYAASILMVLGTPVLAITLVLVALERTIGIGVFDPTKGGDPLLFQHLFWFYSHPAVYIMILPGMGVISEVISTFSRKRVFGYTAVAFSSVAIALFGFFVWAHHMFIMGVSNYSALVFSLLTMLVAVPSAIKIFNWAFTLQKGSITFETPMLYAFGFMGLFTIGGMTGVFLGALGMDIHLTETYFIVAHFHFVMVGGMLMAFLSGIHFWWPKMTGRMYPESLSKLAAVTTFIGFNLTFLPQFILGYLGMPRRYHAYPPEFQVLNVLSTAGATVLGVGYMLPLLYLGWSLKYGAIAGNNPWQATGLEWQIQSPPLTENFIEVPIVDHEAYDYEWLAHKTEQEVTTVG, encoded by the coding sequence ATGAGCGCAACCAGTTCGACAATTGTTAATCTGCCCGACCAGAAGACGGCAACCCTGCCGAAGCGGAACTACCTCAACAACGAGGACGGCCTGCTGAGCTGGCTGCTCACCGGCGACCATAAGCGCATCGCGATCATGTACCTGATCTCGATCACGTTCTTCTTCTTTATCGGCGGCGCCTTTGCCGGTCTCATCCGTCTGGAGTTGTTGACGCCGCAGCCTGACCTTGTTGCCTCGGACACGTACAACAAATTCTTCTCGATGCATGGCATCATCATGGTCTTCCTCTTCCTGGTACCTTCGGTACCGGCGACGCTGGGGAACTTCCTGATGCCCATCATGATCGGGGCCAAGGACCTTGCCTTTCCCAAGGTCAACCTGCTGAGCTGGTATCTCTACTGGATCGGCGGTCTCTTCACCCTCGCGGCGCTGGTGCTGGGCGGCGTCGATACCGGCTGGACCTTCACCACTCCGCTCTCGACGCATTACCTTAATACCCACGTCATCACAGCGGCGGTTGGTATCTTCATCATCGGGTTTTCGTCGATCTTCACCGGCTTGAACTTCATCGTCACCATTCACCGCATGCGCGCTCCGGGCATGACGTGGTTCCGCCTGCCGCTCTTTGTCTGGTCGAACTACGCTGCTTCGATCCTGATGGTGCTGGGCACGCCGGTTCTGGCCATCACCCTGGTCCTGGTCGCGCTCGAGCGCACCATCGGGATCGGCGTCTTCGATCCCACCAAGGGCGGCGACCCGTTGCTGTTCCAGCATCTCTTCTGGTTCTACTCACACCCTGCCGTGTACATCATGATTCTTCCCGGCATGGGCGTCATCTCCGAGGTCATCAGCACCTTCAGCCGCAAGCGCGTCTTTGGATACACGGCGGTTGCCTTCTCTTCGGTGGCCATCGCGCTGTTCGGGTTCTTCGTCTGGGCGCACCATATGTTCATCATGGGCGTGTCCAACTACTCGGCGCTGGTCTTCTCGCTGCTGACCATGCTGGTGGCCGTGCCTTCTGCCATCAAGATCTTCAACTGGGCTTTCACGCTGCAAAAGGGTTCGATCACCTTCGAGACGCCGATGCTCTACGCCTTCGGCTTCATGGGTCTGTTCACCATCGGCGGCATGACCGGCGTCTTCCTTGGTGCGCTCGGCATGGACATTCACCTTACCGAGACCTACTTCATTGTGGCGCACTTCCACTTCGTCATGGTCGGCGGCATGCTCATGGCCTTCCTCTCCGGCATCCACTTCTGGTGGCCGAAGATGACGGGCCGCATGTATCCGGAGTCGCTCTCGAAGCTCGCCGCGGTCACCACCTTCATCGGCTTCAATCTCACCTTCCTTCCGCAGTTCATCCTTGGCTATCTCGGGATGCCGCGCCGCTACCACGCGTATCCGCCGGAGTTCCAGGTACTCAACGTCCTCTCGACCGCGGGCGCGACGGTGCTCGGCGTAGGCTACATGCTTCCGTTGCTGTACCTTGGATGGTCGCTGAAGTACGGTGCCATCGCCGGCAACAATCCATGGCAGGCAACTGGCCTTGAATGGCAGATTCAATCGCCGCCGCTGACTGAAAACTTTATCGAAGTTCCTATCGTCGATCATGAGGCCTATGACTACGAGTGGCTCGCCCACAAGACGGAACAAGAGGTGACGACCGTTGGATAA
- a CDS encoding deoxyribodipyrimidine photo-lyase has protein sequence MASRISVLDDELQTLASDSRVTVRRQGAPDPDGKCVVYWMQRAQRGVDNHAVDVAVQAANLLGLPLVVYFAAISNFPHANLRRYAFLNQGLPDIEADLAARNIAFVMRRAPHESHEQLLADVRAALLIGDENPMREPERWRKHLASRLSIPFWTVDTDVIVPSKLIEKAQYGAYTLRPRINRLLPDFLHPYANTHAQHAWKRPRNFHADPVEEDITRGWKDFDRSVLPVDAWQGGTHAALKRLKLFASHMLDSYETQRNRPETDGTSCLSPYLHFGHIGPLTIALAVNAEVKKRPHLKQARDSYFNELITWRELAVNFVRYTPNYDSPDCAEPWAKTTIAEHARDEREFLYSLAQLEGAQTHDDLWNAAQLQMLHHGWMHNHMRMYWAKKILEWSPDIPTAMKRAIHLNDKYFLDGRDPNGYAGVAWAILGKFDRAWNERPIFGKIRYMSGASTGRKFNSKEYIRQNYNYQEIVPELRLR, from the coding sequence ATGGCTTCCCGCATCTCTGTGCTCGATGATGAACTTCAGACTCTCGCTTCCGATTCCCGCGTCACAGTAAGACGTCAGGGTGCGCCCGATCCTGACGGCAAATGTGTCGTCTACTGGATGCAGCGTGCACAGCGCGGCGTCGACAACCACGCTGTCGATGTCGCAGTGCAAGCGGCAAATCTGCTTGGCCTGCCGCTGGTGGTTTACTTCGCCGCCATCTCCAACTTTCCTCACGCCAATCTTCGCCGCTATGCCTTTCTCAATCAGGGGTTGCCTGATATCGAAGCAGATCTCGCTGCGCGCAATATCGCCTTCGTCATGCGCCGCGCACCTCACGAATCGCATGAGCAGCTTCTGGCCGATGTCCGCGCTGCTCTCTTAATCGGCGATGAAAATCCAATGCGCGAGCCGGAGCGCTGGCGCAAGCACCTCGCCTCGCGCCTCAGCATTCCTTTCTGGACGGTCGACACGGACGTGATCGTTCCTTCAAAGCTCATCGAGAAAGCGCAGTATGGCGCTTACACGCTACGTCCGCGCATCAACCGCTTGCTGCCCGACTTCCTGCATCCCTACGCAAACACCCACGCACAACACGCATGGAAGCGCCCGCGAAACTTCCACGCCGACCCGGTCGAAGAGGACATCACGCGCGGCTGGAAGGACTTCGACCGCAGCGTTCTGCCCGTCGATGCGTGGCAGGGGGGGACGCATGCGGCGCTCAAACGCCTCAAGCTCTTCGCCAGCCACATGCTCGATAGCTACGAGACCCAGCGCAACCGTCCAGAGACCGACGGCACTTCGTGCCTCTCGCCCTATCTGCACTTCGGCCATATCGGCCCGCTCACCATCGCGCTCGCCGTCAATGCCGAGGTAAAGAAGCGCCCGCATCTGAAGCAAGCCCGCGACAGCTACTTCAACGAACTGATCACCTGGCGCGAGCTGGCCGTCAACTTTGTCCGCTACACGCCTAACTACGACTCGCCCGACTGCGCCGAGCCGTGGGCAAAGACGACCATTGCGGAGCACGCCCGTGATGAACGCGAGTTCCTCTATAGCCTTGCGCAACTGGAGGGAGCGCAGACCCATGACGATCTTTGGAACGCCGCGCAGCTCCAGATGCTGCATCACGGCTGGATGCACAACCACATGCGCATGTACTGGGCGAAGAAGATTCTGGAGTGGAGCCCTGACATTCCGACTGCAATGAAGCGTGCCATCCATCTCAACGACAAATATTTCCTCGATGGCCGCGACCCTAACGGCTACGCCGGGGTGGCCTGGGCTATTCTTGGCAAGTTTGACCGCGCATGGAACGAGCGGCCCATCTTCGGCAAGATTCGCTACATGTCGGGCGCCTCCACCGGCAGAAAGTTCAACTCGAAGGAATACATCCGACAGAACTACAACTATCAGGAGATTGTTCCCGAGCTTCGCCTGCGATAG